GCGGAGAGGAGGGAGATCTTCACCGTGCACTTAAAGAAGAGAAAATGTCTCCAGGATGAGTTCGACCTTGACCTGCTTGCAAAAGCGTCTGAGGGGTATGTTGGTGCCGAGATCGAGCAGACCATCATCGATGCCATGTACCTTGCATTCAACCAGAACATGCGGAAGATCACGACCGATGACATCCTTGCCTGCCTTGCCCGGCAGGTCCCGCTCTCAAAGTCCAAACGGGAAACAGTCGAGGCTCTGCGTGCCTGGCTGAACGAGGGCCGTGCCATATCCGCATCCTCAATGGAGGGGATGAAAGCCCCGGTTACCTCCAATATCCAGCTTGACCCTCTCCGTTAATCCCGGCATTGAACACATATGCACGCATACCTGACAGCCCGCCAGAAGAAGATAAGGTCCTCACTCCCCCTTATTGGCGGCTTTATAAGGATGAAAGCCGCCAAGACTCTTGCCAGGGACGCCTCCCGCGGGGATACCCGGGCAGTCCGGATCCTTTCGGATGCACTCATTGCGTCAGATGACCCGGTTGTCAGAGATATTGCAGAGGGTTCTTTATCGGGTTTAGGCACTCCTGAAGCAATTGATGCATTCTGCGAATATGTCATTTCCACCAATGCTGAATCCCTCCTGAAAATTGTAAAAAAGAGAGGGTATTTTCCAAAGCATGATGAGAGGAAGGCGCTCTTCTTTTTTATCACAGGGCAGTTCCAGCAGTACGAGGACCTCGATTTTCAGGATGGCCGCCCTCTCCTCAGGAAGGCACTTGGGAGTTCCTCATTTGTGGTCCGGAAAAGGGTGCTTGAGACAGCACGCCGGGCGGGGCGCAGTTACCTGTTAAAAGATGTCTTTACCGGAAAGGAGAACCGTACAAGGATTGCAAATGTCTCATACAGTGAATGGAGATCGCTCATCGATGAATCTGTGGCTCAACAGCAATGGGATGAACTGTGGGACCTTCTGTTCATTTCGCCGCCCGGGTTGTCAGCTGAGATCGCACAGGTTCTTAATAAAGCGAAATGGATGCCAAATGATGAGGATGTGACACTCTGGTCTGATTTGAGGGTATCATGTCCCGAAAAACCGTTGCATCTCCATTTCACTGACAAGGGGTGCAGGACTCTGGACGCCCGCACCGACTGGGTAAACTGTCTTGCCATCTCCCCGGACGGGAAGATCCTTGCAGGCGGGACACGTGAGGGTTCGGTCCGCTGCTGGAGCCTGCCATACGGGAACCGGGCAGCCACACTCAAAGGACATGCGGGTATAGTCTCCTGCCTTGCCATCTCCCCGGACGGCTCCATGCTCGCAAGCGGTGGTAGCGATGGTACGGTACGCCTCTGGAACCTGCCGGGCGGATGTCCCGGGCCGGCCCTCCACCACCATGCCGCGGAAGTTTCCTGCCTTGCCATCTCCCCGGACGGCTCCATGCTCGCAAGCGGTGGCAGCGATGGTACGGTACGCCTCTGGAACCTGCCGGGCGGATGTCCTGCAAGAGAGCTGGCGGGGCATACCGGAATGATAAGGTCGCTTGTCATCTCCCCGGACGGATCCATCCTTGCAAGCGGCAGCAACGACAATACCATCTGCCTGTGGAGCCTGCCGGAGGGTAACCTTATCCAAAAGATGACAGGTCACTCCGACTGGGTCAGATCACTTGTTGTCAGCCCCGATGGGTCCATCCTTGCAAGCGGCAGCAATGACGGGACCATCCGGCTCTGGAACCTGCCGGAGGGTAACCTTATCCAAAAGATGACAGGTCACTCCGACTGGGTCAGATCACTTGTTGTCAGCCCCGATGGGTCCATCCTTGCAAGCGGCAGCAATGACGGGACCATCCGGCTCTGGAGCCTGCCGCAGAAAAAGACACTCAGGACACTCAAAGGGCACCATAGTGCCATCACCACGCTGGCAGTCACCCGGAATGGATCCCTGCTCATCAGCGGGTGCGATAGCGGCACCATAAAGATCTGGAGCCTTCCCGGCGGCCAGCTAAAAAAGACTCTCAACGGACATGTGGGGCAGATCACATCACTTGCAGTCAGCCCAAACAGCACCCTCTTTCTCAGCTGCAGCTGGGACGACACGGTCCGGGTATGGACCCTTCCGGACGGGGAATTTATGTCCGCCTTTGACGAGGGGAGGGCCTCAGGCAGGTCACTTGCCATCATGCCGGACGGGTCAAGGCTTGCCACGAGCGGGGGGGATCATACAGTACGCATGTTGCGGCTTGATGACGGGATGCCACTCACCAGATTTGATTTCCCCAATGGCAGGGTATCGTGCCTTGCTGCATCCTGCGATGGGAAGATACTTGCCGCTGGCACTGATTCGGGTACCATTCTGCTGCTGGATGCGGGGTCGAATCAGGTTGTTGCCACCTTGGAGGGGCATGCCGGCAGGATAAGCTGCCTTGCGTTTTCCCCGGACAGTTCACTTCTTGCGTCCGGAAGCTGGGACGAGAGCATCAGGATTTGGAGCCTTCCTGATGGCAGGCATGATACTACATTAAGGGGGCATACCAGCACCGTCACTGCCCTTTCATTTGTGCACGGCAGTGATTTGCTGGCAAGTGCGAGCAATGACAGGACAATACATCTCTGGAATGTCCCTCAAAGAAAGAAGATTGCTTTGCTCCAGGGGCATTCCGGGGTTGTGACCAGTCTTGCGGCCCTCCCGGATGGCAGTTCCATGGTAAGTGCTGGCTGGGACGGGGACATACGGTTCTGGGGTATTCCGGACGGCGCCCTGATCAATTCAATGAATGCCATCGGAGGACGGGTTCTCTGCCTTTCGGTCTCGGCGGACGGATTGTTGTTTGCTACCGGAAATGATGATAGCACCATCGGCATCTTCAGGCTGCCGGATGGCATTTGTCTCCAGACCCACAAAGGGCTCAAATCCCCGGTGGTCTCCCTCTCCATTACTCCAGACGGGAGAACACTTGTCGCCGGCTGCCGTGAAGGATCAATTTTTATATTCCGCCTTCCCTTTGTTAAACCGCTCGCCCTTGCATCACCGGCAGACCTTGAATATGTCCAGCAGGTATCCGCCAAGCTCAGCGACCAGGAAGCCATGTACAAGGGCTGGCTGTTCCTTGAGACATTACTGAGGGGTAAATTCCGCAATGACATTGCGATCGGTGAACCTGCAGTCACAGCCGGGATCTATGACATTGAGATCGTGGAGTGATTAAAGAGATGACAGGACGCCTTGCTGTGGATTTCGGGACGAGCAACACGGTAGTCACGGTCTGGGACAGCGAAGCAGGGGGGGCACGCCCCCTTAATCTGCATGAATGGTCACGGCAATTAACAAAAGGGCTCGGCGGAAACGGTCATGAACGGAGCTGGGTCATCCCTTCCCTGATTCATTATTCTTCGGGCGGTGAACAGTGGCTGGGACAGCAGGTCATCGATAAGGGTCTTAATGGTTCACCTGCGACATTCCGGTGGCTCAAGCACTATATCAAGCAGCAGAGTGCGGTGAACGTGAACGTATGTGGCAGGCAGGTAAATTATTTCAAAGCCGGTGAGGATTTCCTATCTGCCATACTCATGGCGATAGCCGGGGAGATCCAGCTTGGTGATGAGGAGGTCGCATTCACCGTACCGGTCGAGGCTTTTGAACATTACGAGAACTGGCTCGCCAATGTTGCAGAAAAATCAGGGATAAGGCGCTTTGCCCTCATTGACGAGGCGTCAGCAGCAGCTATCGGATATGGCGTCCAGAGTAAAAAAGAGGATATTTTCATGGTCTTTGATTTCGGCGGCGGGACACTTGACATCTCGATAGTCCTGAATGAGCCTGTGTCGTGCGGCAGTTCCCGACACCGCTGCCGGGTCATCGGCAAGGCAGGTGAAGACCTCGGAGGGTCGCAGATCGACCGCTGGTTATTTTTGGAGATGTTGTCACGTATCGGGCTTGGGGCAGAGTCTGGTGAAGCCCGTACTTTGGGGCATGTGCTATTGGCACAGTGCGAACAGGCAAAGGAGAGCCTCTCGTTCCAGGAGCGGGCTGAGATCAACATTACCGATCCGGTATCCGGCCAAACCCTCAAGGCCGACATTACCCGCAACGAGTTCGAACAGTTGCTCGACCGTCACGAGTTCTTCACCCGCATCCACATGACCCTCCAGCGGGCGCTGAACGGGGCGTTCTCCCGCGGATACCAGGAAGACCAGATCTCCTCGATCCTCATGGTCGGGGGTTGCAGTTACATCCCGTCGGTGCAGACCCTCATCCGGCAGCGTTTCGGGACTTCGCGTGTAAAGTTCGACCGCCCGTTTGATGCCGTTGCACAGGGGGCTGCGGCATTTGTGAGCGGGACTGAACTCTGCGATTATATCCAGCACGATTATGCAATCCGGTACTGGAACCCGCAGTTCTCGAAATACGAATTCAGGCCTCTGGTCTCACGGGGAACGGCATACCCCTCAGAAGGGAATGTCGCCCGCATGCTTATCAGGGCAACCTATGACGGTCAGACCCAGATGGGGATCCCGGTATTTGAGATCGGAACTGCAGCATCCGGGAGCCACACCGGAGATATTGAGCTGGTCAGGGATTCCGGTGGGGGGCTCCGGCTTGTGAAGAGTTCGCCAAAAGATGATGAACGGCAGGTGTATTACTGGATGAATGAGAAAATCCCGACGTTCCTTCTTGCTGAACCCCCGGCAAAGAAAGGTGAGACGAGGTTTGAGGTCACGTTTAATATTGACGGGAATAAACGGTTACTGGTATCTGCCCGTGACCTGGCGACCAATGCCTTTGTAAAAAGGGATTTT
Above is a genomic segment from Methanoregula sp. containing:
- a CDS encoding Hsp70 family protein, which produces MTGRLAVDFGTSNTVVTVWDSEAGGARPLNLHEWSRQLTKGLGGNGHERSWVIPSLIHYSSGGEQWLGQQVIDKGLNGSPATFRWLKHYIKQQSAVNVNVCGRQVNYFKAGEDFLSAILMAIAGEIQLGDEEVAFTVPVEAFEHYENWLANVAEKSGIRRFALIDEASAAAIGYGVQSKKEDIFMVFDFGGGTLDISIVLNEPVSCGSSRHRCRVIGKAGEDLGGSQIDRWLFLEMLSRIGLGAESGEARTLGHVLLAQCEQAKESLSFQERAEINITDPVSGQTLKADITRNEFEQLLDRHEFFTRIHMTLQRALNGAFSRGYQEDQISSILMVGGCSYIPSVQTLIRQRFGTSRVKFDRPFDAVAQGAAAFVSGTELCDYIQHDYAIRYWNPQFSKYEFRPLVSRGTAYPSEGNVARMLIRATYDGQTQMGIPVFEIGTAASGSHTGDIELVRDSGGGLRLVKSSPKDDERQVYYWMNEKIPTFLLAEPPAKKGETRFEVTFNIDGNKRLLVSARDLATNAFVKRDFPVIKLA